From the genome of Chania multitudinisentens RB-25, one region includes:
- the rpoB gene encoding DNA-directed RNA polymerase subunit beta: protein MVYSYTEKKRIRKDFGKRPQVLDIPYLLSIQLDSFQKFIEQDPEGQYGLEAAFRSVFPIQSYSGNSELQYVSYRLGEPVFDVKECQIRGVTYSAPLRVKLRLVIYEREAPEGTVKDIKEQEVYMGEIPLMTENGTFVINGTERVIVSQLHRSPGVFFDSDKGKTHSSGKVLYNARIIPYRGSWLDFEFDPKDNLFVRIDRRRKLPATIILRALNYTTEQILDLFFAKIIFEIRDNKLQMELVPERLRGETASFDIEANGKIYVEKGRRITARHIRQLEKDEIQSIEVPVEYIAGKVVAKDYIDTNTGELICAANMELSLDLLAKLSQSGHKRIETLFTNDLDHGAYISETVRVDPTTDRLSALVEIYRMMRPGEPPTREAAESLFENLFFSEDRYDLSAVGRMKFNRSLLRDEIEGAGILSKDDIIDVMKKLIDIRNGKGEVDDIDHLGNRRIRSVGEMAENQFRVGLVRVERAVKERLSLGDLDTLMPQDMINAKPISAAVKEFFGSSQLSQFMDQNNPLSEITHKRRISALGPGGLTRERAGFEVRDVHPTHYGRVCPIETPEGPNIGLINSLSVYAQTNEYGFLETPYRRVRDGVVTDEINYLSAIEEGNFVIAQANSNLDESGRFIEDLVTCRNKGESSLFSRDQVDYMDVSTQQVVSVGASLIPFLEHDDANRALMGANMQRQAVPTLRADKPLVGTGMERAVAVDSGVTAVAKRGGVIQYVDASRIVIKVNEDEMYPGEAGIDIYNLTKYTRSNQNTCINQMPCVSLGEPIERGDVLADGPSTDLGELALGQNMRVAFMPWNGYNFEDSILVSERVVQEDRFTTIHIQELACVSRDTKLGPEEITADIPNVGEAALSKLDESGIVYIGAEVTGGDILVGKVTPKGETQLTPEEKLLRAIFGEKASDVKDSSLRVPNGVSGTVIDVQVFTRDGVEKDKRALEIEEMQLKQAKKDLTEELQILEAGLFARIHAVLVAGGIEADKLSKLPRDRWLELGLTDEEKQNQLEQLAEQYDELKSDFEKKLDAKRRKITQGDDLAPGVLKIVKVYLAVKRQIQPGDKMAGRHGNKGVISKINPIEDMPYDENGTPVDIVLNPLGVPSRMNIGQILETHLGMAAKGIGEKINQMLKQQQEVAKLREFIQKAYDLGDDVCQKVDLSTFSDEEVMRLAENLKKGMPIATPVFDGAKETEIKQLLEMGGIPTSGQITLFDGRTGEQFERQVTVGYMYMLKLNHLVDDKMHARSTGSYSLVTQQPLGGKAQFGGQRFGEMEVWALEAYGAAYTLQEMLTVKSDDVNGRTKMYKNIVDGDHRMEPGMPESFNVLLKEIRSLGINIELEDE, encoded by the coding sequence ATGGTTTACTCCTATACCGAGAAAAAACGTATTCGTAAGGATTTTGGTAAACGTCCACAAGTTCTGGACATACCTTATCTCCTTTCTATCCAGCTTGACTCGTTCCAGAAGTTTATCGAGCAAGATCCAGAGGGGCAATATGGCTTAGAAGCCGCATTCCGTTCTGTTTTCCCTATCCAGAGCTACAGCGGTAATTCGGAGCTGCAATACGTTAGCTACCGTCTTGGTGAGCCGGTGTTTGATGTCAAAGAGTGCCAGATTCGTGGTGTGACATACTCTGCACCGCTGCGCGTAAAACTGCGTCTGGTGATCTACGAGCGTGAAGCCCCGGAAGGCACGGTTAAAGACATCAAGGAACAAGAAGTCTATATGGGCGAAATTCCGCTCATGACCGAAAATGGTACCTTTGTAATTAACGGTACTGAGAGGGTTATCGTATCCCAGCTACACCGTAGTCCAGGTGTGTTCTTTGACAGCGATAAAGGTAAAACCCATTCCTCGGGGAAAGTGCTGTATAACGCACGTATCATTCCTTACCGTGGTTCATGGCTGGATTTCGAGTTCGATCCGAAAGACAACCTGTTCGTGCGTATTGACCGTCGCCGCAAACTGCCAGCGACCATCATTCTGCGTGCTTTGAACTACACCACTGAACAGATTCTTGACCTGTTCTTTGCGAAAATTATTTTCGAGATCCGCGATAACAAGCTGCAGATGGAACTGGTTCCAGAGCGTCTGCGTGGTGAAACTGCGTCCTTCGATATTGAAGCCAACGGTAAGATCTACGTTGAGAAAGGCCGCCGTATCACTGCTCGCCATATCCGCCAGCTCGAAAAAGACGAAATTCAAAGTATTGAAGTACCGGTTGAATACATTGCGGGCAAGGTGGTCGCGAAGGACTATATCGATACCAATACCGGTGAGTTGATCTGTGCAGCCAACATGGAGCTGTCATTGGATCTGCTGGCTAAGCTGAGCCAGTCTGGCCATAAGCGTATCGAAACGCTGTTCACTAACGATCTGGATCATGGTGCGTACATTTCTGAAACGGTACGTGTCGATCCCACCACCGATCGTCTGAGCGCACTGGTAGAAATTTACCGTATGATGCGCCCTGGTGAGCCGCCAACGCGTGAAGCAGCCGAAAGCTTGTTTGAAAATCTGTTCTTCTCTGAAGATCGCTACGATCTGTCTGCGGTTGGCCGGATGAAATTCAATCGTTCTCTGCTGCGTGATGAGATCGAAGGTGCGGGTATCCTGAGCAAAGACGACATCATCGACGTGATGAAGAAGCTCATTGATATCCGTAACGGCAAAGGCGAAGTGGACGATATCGATCACTTGGGCAACCGCCGTATCCGTTCCGTTGGCGAAATGGCCGAGAACCAGTTCCGTGTCGGTCTGGTACGTGTTGAGCGTGCGGTGAAAGAACGCCTGTCTCTGGGGGATCTGGATACCCTGATGCCTCAGGACATGATCAACGCCAAGCCGATTTCGGCAGCGGTGAAAGAGTTCTTCGGCTCCAGCCAGTTATCCCAATTTATGGATCAGAACAACCCATTGTCTGAGATTACGCACAAGCGTCGTATCTCTGCCTTGGGCCCAGGCGGTCTGACCCGTGAACGTGCTGGCTTTGAAGTGCGTGACGTACACCCGACTCACTACGGCCGTGTGTGCCCAATCGAAACGCCAGAAGGTCCAAACATTGGTTTGATCAACTCTTTGTCCGTGTATGCACAGACTAACGAGTATGGCTTCCTGGAAACCCCATACCGCCGTGTGCGTGATGGTGTGGTGACCGATGAAATCAACTATCTGTCTGCTATTGAAGAAGGCAATTTCGTTATTGCCCAGGCGAACTCCAACCTGGACGAAAGCGGCCGCTTTATAGAAGATCTGGTTACCTGTCGTAACAAAGGCGAGTCAAGCCTGTTCAGCCGCGATCAGGTTGACTATATGGACGTATCCACCCAGCAGGTCGTTTCTGTTGGTGCTTCGCTGATTCCGTTCCTGGAGCACGATGACGCCAACCGTGCATTGATGGGGGCGAACATGCAGCGTCAAGCGGTTCCAACCCTACGCGCTGACAAGCCGTTGGTCGGTACCGGCATGGAGCGTGCTGTTGCTGTTGACTCCGGTGTAACTGCCGTAGCCAAACGTGGTGGTGTGATCCAGTATGTGGATGCTTCCCGTATCGTTATCAAAGTTAACGAAGACGAAATGTATCCGGGCGAAGCAGGTATTGATATCTATAACCTGACTAAATACACCCGTTCTAACCAGAACACCTGCATCAACCAGATGCCGTGTGTGAGCCTGGGTGAGCCAATCGAGCGTGGCGACGTGCTGGCTGACGGCCCGTCTACCGATCTGGGTGAACTGGCGCTGGGTCAGAACATGCGCGTGGCATTCATGCCTTGGAACGGCTACAACTTCGAAGACTCCATTCTGGTCTCTGAGCGTGTGGTTCAGGAAGATCGTTTCACTACCATCCACATTCAGGAACTGGCCTGTGTGTCCCGTGACACCAAGCTGGGGCCGGAAGAGATCACCGCCGATATCCCGAACGTGGGGGAAGCAGCGCTCTCTAAACTGGATGAATCCGGCATCGTGTATATCGGTGCGGAAGTGACCGGTGGCGACATTCTGGTTGGTAAAGTAACGCCGAAAGGCGAAACCCAACTGACGCCGGAAGAGAAACTGCTGCGTGCGATCTTTGGTGAGAAAGCGTCTGACGTTAAAGATTCTTCTCTGCGTGTACCAAACGGCGTTTCCGGTACGGTTATCGATGTGCAGGTCTTTACCCGCGATGGTGTGGAAAAAGACAAGCGTGCGTTGGAAATCGAAGAAATGCAGCTGAAGCAGGCGAAAAAAGACCTGACTGAAGAACTGCAGATCCTGGAAGCTGGCCTGTTTGCACGTATCCATGCGGTGTTGGTTGCTGGTGGTATTGAAGCAGACAAGCTGAGCAAACTGCCGCGCGATCGCTGGCTGGAACTGGGCCTGACCGACGAAGAGAAGCAAAACCAGCTGGAACAGTTGGCGGAGCAATACGACGAACTGAAATCTGACTTCGAGAAGAAGCTGGACGCCAAGCGCCGTAAAATCACTCAGGGCGATGATTTGGCACCGGGCGTGTTAAAAATCGTTAAGGTTTATCTGGCGGTTAAGCGTCAGATCCAACCGGGTGACAAGATGGCAGGCCGCCACGGTAACAAGGGTGTTATCTCCAAGATCAACCCGATCGAAGATATGCCTTACGACGAAAACGGCACGCCGGTTGACATCGTATTGAACCCGCTGGGCGTTCCATCACGTATGAACATTGGTCAGATCCTGGAAACCCACCTGGGTATGGCTGCGAAAGGCATTGGTGAGAAGATCAACCAGATGCTGAAGCAGCAGCAGGAAGTGGCCAAACTGCGTGAGTTTATCCAGAAGGCTTACGATCTGGGCGACGACGTTTGCCAGAAAGTCGATCTGAGCACTTTCAGCGATGAAGAAGTCATGCGTTTGGCAGAAAACCTGAAAAAAGGTATGCCAATCGCCACACCGGTGTTTGATGGTGCGAAAGAGACTGAAATCAAGCAACTGCTGGAAATGGGCGGTATCCCGACTTCGGGTCAGATTACGCTGTTTGATGGCCGTACCGGCGAGCAGTTTGAGCGCCAGGTTACCGTTGGCTATATGTACATGCTGAAACTGAACCACCTGGTTGATGACAAGATGCACGCCCGTTCTACCGGTTCTTACAGCTTGGTAACTCAGCAGCCGCTGGGTGGTAAGGCGCAATTCGGTGGTCAGCGCTTCGGTGAGATGGAAGTGTGGGCGCTGGAAGCATACGGCGCAGCTTACACCTTGCAG
- the rplL gene encoding 50S ribosomal protein L7/L12: MSITKDQILEAVAAMSVMDVVELVSAMEEKFGVSAAAAVAVAAGPAEAVEEKTEFDVVLSAIGGNKVAVIKAVRGATGLGLKEAKDLVESAPAVLKEGISKDDAEALKKALEEAGASVEVK; the protein is encoded by the coding sequence ATGTCTATCACTAAAGACCAAATCCTGGAAGCCGTTGCTGCTATGTCCGTAATGGACGTTGTTGAGCTGGTTTCTGCTATGGAAGAAAAATTCGGCGTTTCTGCTGCTGCTGCTGTTGCCGTAGCTGCGGGCCCTGCTGAAGCTGTTGAAGAAAAAACAGAATTTGACGTTGTTCTGTCTGCCATCGGCGGTAACAAAGTTGCTGTTATCAAAGCAGTACGTGGCGCGACCGGTCTGGGCCTGAAAGAAGCTAAAGACCTGGTAGAATCAGCTCCAGCAGTACTGAAAGAAGGCATCAGCAAAGACGACGCTGAAGCACTGAAAAAAGCTCTGGAAGAAGCTGGTGCTTCTGTTGAAGTTAAATAA
- the rplJ gene encoding 50S ribosomal protein L10, whose product MALNLQDKQAIVAEVSEVAKGALSAVVADSRGVTVDKMTELRKAGREAGVYMRVVRNTLMRRVVEGTPFECLKDTFVGPTLIAFSHEHPGAAARLFKEFAKANAKFEVKAAAFEGELIPAAQIDRLATLPTYDEAIARLMATMKEAAAGKLVRTLAALRDQKEAA is encoded by the coding sequence ATGGCATTAAATCTTCAAGACAAACAAGCGATTGTTGCTGAAGTCAGCGAAGTAGCCAAAGGCGCGCTGTCTGCGGTTGTTGCGGATTCCCGTGGCGTTACCGTTGATAAAATGACTGAACTGCGTAAAGCAGGTCGTGAAGCTGGCGTTTACATGCGTGTTGTTCGTAACACTCTGATGCGCCGCGTTGTTGAAGGCACTCCATTCGAATGCCTGAAAGACACGTTTGTCGGTCCAACCTTGATTGCATTTTCTCATGAACACCCGGGCGCTGCTGCTCGTCTGTTCAAAGAGTTCGCGAAAGCGAATGCAAAGTTTGAGGTTAAAGCTGCGGCCTTTGAAGGTGAACTGATCCCTGCGGCACAGATTGACCGCTTGGCAACGTTGCCTACTTACGATGAAGCAATCGCACGCCTGATGGCAACCATGAAAGAAGCCGCTGCTGGCAAACTGGTTCGCACTCTGGCTGCTCTGCGCGATCAGAAAGAAGCTGCGTAA
- the rplA gene encoding 50S ribosomal protein L1 → MAKLTKRMRVIRDKVDATKQYDIIEAVALLKELATAKFVESVDVAVNLGIDARKSDQNVRGATVLPHGTGRSVRVAVFAQGPNAEAAKAAGAELVGMEDLADQIKKGEMNFDVVIASPDAMRVVGQLGQVLGPRGLMPNPKVGTVTPNVAEAVKNAKAGQVRYRNDKNGIIHTTIGKVDFDADKLKENLEALLVALKKAKPSQAKGVYIKKVSLSTTMGAGVAIDQSGLTAVAN, encoded by the coding sequence ATGGCTAAGCTGACCAAGCGCATGCGCGTGATCCGTGACAAAGTTGATGCGACTAAACAGTATGACATCATCGAAGCTGTTGCTCTGCTGAAAGAGCTGGCCACCGCTAAATTCGTAGAAAGCGTTGACGTTGCTGTTAATCTCGGCATCGACGCTCGTAAATCAGACCAAAACGTACGTGGTGCTACTGTTCTACCACACGGCACTGGTCGTTCCGTTCGCGTTGCCGTATTTGCCCAGGGCCCTAACGCTGAAGCTGCTAAAGCAGCTGGCGCAGAGCTGGTAGGTATGGAAGATCTGGCTGACCAGATCAAAAAAGGCGAAATGAACTTTGACGTTGTTATTGCTTCCCCGGACGCAATGCGCGTTGTGGGCCAACTGGGCCAGGTTCTGGGTCCACGTGGTCTGATGCCAAACCCGAAAGTGGGTACTGTTACTCCGAACGTTGCTGAAGCAGTGAAAAACGCTAAAGCAGGCCAGGTTCGCTATCGTAACGATAAAAACGGTATTATCCATACCACTATCGGTAAAGTTGATTTCGATGCAGACAAGCTGAAAGAAAACCTGGAAGCCTTGCTGGTTGCGCTGAAAAAAGCCAAACCATCTCAGGCGAAAGGCGTGTATATCAAGAAAGTTAGCCTCTCCACCACCATGGGTGCTGGTGTTGCTATCGATCAAAGCGGCCTGACTGCTGTAGCAAACTGA
- the rplK gene encoding 50S ribosomal protein L11: MAKKVQAYVKLQVAAGMANPSPPVGPALGQQGVNIMEFCKAFNAKTDSIEKGLPIPVVITVYSDRSFTFVTKTPPAAVLLKKAAGVKSGSGKPNKDKVGKVTRAQVREIAETKAADMTGSDVEAMIRSIEGTARSMGLVVED; encoded by the coding sequence ATGGCCAAGAAAGTACAAGCCTACGTCAAGCTGCAAGTTGCCGCTGGTATGGCTAACCCGAGCCCGCCAGTCGGTCCTGCTCTGGGTCAGCAAGGTGTTAACATCATGGAATTCTGTAAGGCGTTTAATGCTAAGACTGACAGCATTGAAAAAGGCTTGCCGATCCCTGTTGTTATTACTGTTTATTCTGATCGCTCCTTCACTTTCGTTACCAAAACCCCGCCAGCGGCAGTTCTGCTGAAAAAAGCGGCCGGTGTTAAGTCTGGTTCCGGTAAACCGAACAAAGATAAAGTCGGTAAAGTGACTCGTGCTCAGGTACGTGAAATCGCAGAAACCAAAGCTGCGGATATGACTGGTTCTGACGTTGAAGCGATGATTCGCTCCATCGAAGGTACTGCTCGTTCCATGGGCCTGGTAGTGGAGGATTAA
- the nusG gene encoding transcription termination/antitermination protein NusG gives MSEAPKKRWYVVQAFSGFEGRVAQSLREHIKLHDMEELFGEVMVPTEEVVEIRGGQRRKSERKFFPGYVLVQMVMNDASWHLVRSVPRVMGFIGGTSDRPAPISDKEVDAIMNRLQQVGDKPRPKTLFEPGELVRVNDGPFADFNGVVEEVDYEKSRLKVSVSIFGRATPVELDFSQVEKG, from the coding sequence ATGTCTGAAGCCCCAAAAAAACGTTGGTACGTCGTTCAGGCGTTTTCCGGTTTTGAAGGCCGCGTAGCTCAATCGTTGCGTGAGCATATCAAACTGCACGATATGGAAGAACTGTTCGGCGAAGTTATGGTGCCTACGGAAGAAGTGGTTGAAATCCGTGGTGGTCAACGTCGCAAGAGTGAACGTAAATTTTTCCCTGGCTATGTATTGGTTCAGATGGTGATGAATGACGCCAGCTGGCACTTGGTACGCAGTGTTCCTCGTGTTATGGGCTTCATTGGTGGAACTTCCGATCGCCCTGCACCAATCAGCGATAAAGAAGTGGATGCGATTATGAATCGCCTGCAACAGGTGGGTGATAAGCCACGTCCGAAAACGCTGTTTGAACCGGGTGAGCTGGTGCGTGTTAACGATGGCCCGTTTGCCGACTTCAATGGTGTTGTTGAAGAGGTGGACTACGAGAAAAGCCGCCTGAAGGTTTCTGTTTCCATCTTTGGGCGTGCAACGCCGGTGGAATTAGACTTCAGTCAGGTAGAAAAAGGCTGA
- the secE gene encoding preprotein translocase subunit SecE gives MSANSEAQGSGRSLEMAKWFIVAVLLVVAIVGNYYYRDFSLPLRALAVVLVIVVAGGVALMTTKGKATVAFAREARTEVRKVIWPTRQETLHTTLIVAAVTAVMSLILWGLDGILVRLVSFITGLRF, from the coding sequence ATGAGTGCGAATTCCGAGGCTCAAGGGAGCGGGCGCAGCCTTGAAATGGCTAAATGGTTTATCGTTGCCGTTTTGTTGGTTGTGGCTATCGTTGGTAACTATTACTACCGCGATTTCAGCCTGCCATTGCGCGCGCTGGCGGTTGTTCTGGTCATCGTTGTTGCTGGTGGCGTAGCGCTGATGACCACTAAAGGTAAAGCCACCGTTGCCTTTGCGCGAGAAGCGCGTACTGAAGTACGCAAAGTGATTTGGCCAACTCGCCAAGAAACGTTACATACCACGTTGATCGTCGCCGCAGTAACTGCCGTGATGTCACTGATTCTGTGGGGGCTGGATGGTATTCTGGTTCGTCTGGTATCGTTTATTACTGGCCTGAGGTTCTAA
- the tuf gene encoding elongation factor Tu — protein sequence MSKEKFERTKPHVNVGTIGHVDHGKTTLTAAITTVLAKTYGGSARAFDQIDNAPEEKARGITINTSHVEYDTPSRHYAHVDCPGHADYVKNMITGAAQMDGAILVVAATDGPMPQTREHILLGRQVGVPFIIVFMNKCDMVDDEELLELVEMEVRELLSAYDFPGDDLPVVRGSALQALNGVPEWEEKIIELAGHLDSYIPEPQRAIDMPFLLPIEDVFSISGRGTVVTGRVERGIIKVGEEVEIVGIKDTVKSTCTGVEMFRKLLDEGRAGENVGVLLRGIKREDIERGQVLAKPGSIKPHTQFDSEVYILSKEEGGRHTPFFKGYRPQFYFRTTDVTGTIELPEGVEMVMPGDNINMKVTLIHPIAMDDGLRFAIREGGRTVGAGVVAKVIA from the coding sequence ATGTCTAAAGAAAAATTTGAACGTACAAAACCGCACGTTAACGTCGGTACTATCGGCCACGTTGACCACGGTAAAACTACCCTGACTGCTGCAATCACTACCGTTCTGGCTAAAACCTACGGCGGTAGCGCTCGTGCTTTCGACCAGATCGATAACGCGCCAGAAGAAAAAGCACGTGGTATCACCATCAACACTTCTCACGTTGAATATGACACCCCAAGCCGCCACTACGCGCACGTTGACTGCCCAGGGCACGCCGACTACGTGAAAAACATGATCACCGGTGCTGCTCAGATGGATGGCGCTATTCTGGTGGTTGCTGCTACTGATGGCCCAATGCCACAGACGCGTGAGCACATCCTGCTGGGCCGCCAGGTAGGCGTTCCTTTCATCATCGTATTCATGAACAAATGTGACATGGTTGATGATGAAGAGCTGCTGGAACTGGTTGAAATGGAAGTGCGTGAACTTCTGTCTGCCTATGATTTCCCTGGTGACGATCTGCCAGTGGTTCGTGGTTCAGCACTGCAAGCGTTGAACGGTGTGCCAGAGTGGGAAGAGAAAATCATTGAGCTGGCTGGTCATCTGGACTCTTATATCCCAGAACCACAGCGTGCGATTGATATGCCATTCCTGCTGCCAATCGAAGACGTTTTCTCCATTTCTGGCCGTGGTACCGTGGTGACCGGCCGTGTAGAGCGCGGCATCATCAAGGTAGGCGAAGAAGTTGAAATCGTCGGTATCAAAGACACCGTGAAATCGACCTGTACCGGCGTAGAAATGTTCCGCAAACTGCTGGACGAAGGCCGTGCGGGTGAGAACGTGGGTGTTCTGCTGCGTGGTATCAAACGTGAAGATATCGAACGTGGTCAGGTTCTGGCTAAACCAGGTTCTATCAAGCCACACACTCAGTTCGATTCCGAAGTGTATATCCTGAGCAAAGAAGAAGGTGGCCGTCATACGCCATTCTTCAAAGGCTACCGTCCACAGTTCTACTTCCGTACCACTGACGTGACTGGGACTATTGAACTGCCAGAAGGCGTAGAGATGGTAATGCCAGGTGACAACATTAATATGAAAGTCACCCTGATCCACCCAATCGCGATGGATGACGGTCTGCGTTTCGCTATCCGTGAAGGTGGTCGTACCGTTGGCGCGGGCGTTGTTGCCAAAGTTATCGCTTAA
- the coaA gene encoding type I pantothenate kinase — protein sequence MIKREQSLATPYLQFDRAQWAALRNSVPLTLSEEEIVKLKGINEALSLEEVAQIYLPLSRLLNFYISSNLRRQAVLEQFLGTDGQRIPYVIGIAGSVAVGKSTTARLLQALLSRWPEHRSVELITTDGFLHPNKVLNERGLMKKKGFPQSYDMHSLVKFVSEVKSGAKHVTAPVYSHLIYDVVPEGNKIIEQPDILILEGLNVLQSGMDYPHDPHRVFVSDFVDFSIYVDAPEDLLQTWYINRFLKFRQGAFSNPDSYFHNYAKLPEAEAINIATQLWNEINGLNLQQNILPTRERASLIMTKSINHAVESVRLRK from the coding sequence ATGATAAAAAGAGAGCAATCTTTAGCAACGCCATATCTTCAGTTTGATCGTGCCCAGTGGGCTGCGTTGCGAAACTCAGTACCGCTGACACTGTCGGAAGAAGAGATTGTTAAACTGAAAGGGATTAACGAAGCTCTCTCTTTGGAAGAGGTAGCACAGATCTATTTGCCACTATCACGGCTGTTAAACTTTTACATTAGCTCTAACCTGCGTCGCCAAGCGGTTCTCGAACAATTTTTGGGAACAGATGGCCAACGTATTCCCTATGTCATTGGTATTGCCGGCAGCGTCGCTGTGGGTAAAAGTACAACAGCACGTTTATTGCAAGCATTACTGAGCCGGTGGCCCGAGCATCGTAGCGTAGAACTGATTACTACCGATGGTTTCCTGCATCCCAATAAGGTACTAAACGAACGTGGCTTGATGAAGAAAAAAGGATTTCCACAATCCTACGACATGCACAGCCTGGTGAAATTTGTTTCAGAAGTAAAATCAGGGGCTAAACATGTTACTGCTCCTGTTTACTCGCATTTGATTTATGATGTCGTTCCAGAAGGTAACAAAATTATTGAGCAACCCGACATCCTGATTCTGGAAGGGTTAAATGTCTTGCAAAGTGGTATGGATTACCCACACGACCCCCATCGCGTATTTGTCTCTGATTTTGTTGACTTTTCAATATATGTCGATGCACCGGAGGATTTATTGCAAACCTGGTATATCAACCGTTTCCTTAAATTCCGCCAAGGGGCCTTTTCCAATCCAGATTCCTATTTCCATAATTACGCAAAGCTTCCAGAAGCTGAAGCAATTAATATTGCTACTCAATTATGGAATGAGATTAATGGGTTGAATTTACAACAAAATATACTCCCAACGCGCGAGCGTGCCAGCCTGATCATGACCAAAAGTATTAATCACGCTGTAGAGAGCGTCCGCTTAAGGAAGTAA
- the birA gene encoding bifunctional biotin--[acetyl-CoA-carboxylase] ligase/biotin operon repressor BirA, translating to MKDTKIPLKIISQLADGEFHSGEHLGEFLGMSRAAINKHIQTIREWGVDVFTVPGKGYSLPGGMNLLEAERILGMLEDKRVIVLPVVDSTNQYLLDRITELTSGDACVAEYQQAGRGRRGRQWVSPFGTNLYLSMFWRLEQGPAAAMGLSLVIGIVMAEVLQNLGAEQVRVKWPNDLYLNDRKLAGILVELTGKTGDAAQLVLGAGINMAMCGTNTDKIDQQWVNLQETGLNIDRNELAATLLNNLRHSLRQFEIEGLAPFISRWHRLDNFLDRPVKLLIGEQQIFGIAKGIDQQGALLLEQDGEIKPFIGGEISLRSAD from the coding sequence ATGAAAGATACAAAAATACCGCTTAAGATTATCTCACAGTTGGCTGATGGCGAATTCCACTCGGGTGAGCATTTAGGTGAGTTTTTGGGAATGAGCCGTGCGGCGATTAACAAGCATATTCAGACTATCCGAGAATGGGGGGTGGATGTATTTACTGTGCCAGGTAAAGGCTATAGCTTGCCAGGAGGGATGAATTTACTGGAGGCTGAACGTATTCTCGGCATGTTGGAAGACAAGCGTGTCATAGTTTTGCCGGTTGTTGATTCCACGAACCAGTATTTACTGGATCGAATTACGGAGCTGACTTCTGGCGATGCCTGTGTTGCAGAATATCAGCAGGCGGGCCGAGGGAGGCGTGGTCGGCAATGGGTTTCGCCTTTTGGGACAAACCTTTATCTATCTATGTTTTGGCGTCTTGAGCAAGGGCCAGCGGCTGCAATGGGGTTGAGTCTGGTTATTGGTATTGTGATGGCTGAAGTACTGCAAAACCTAGGTGCTGAACAAGTGCGAGTTAAATGGCCAAACGATTTGTATCTCAATGATCGGAAACTGGCTGGCATACTCGTTGAATTAACGGGTAAAACTGGCGATGCGGCTCAGTTGGTTCTCGGTGCGGGTATCAATATGGCAATGTGTGGAACAAATACAGATAAGATTGATCAACAGTGGGTTAATCTGCAAGAGACAGGACTCAATATTGATCGTAACGAATTGGCAGCAACTCTGCTCAATAATTTGCGTCACTCACTGCGGCAATTCGAAATAGAAGGACTTGCACCATTTATATCTCGCTGGCACCGGTTAGATAACTTTTTAGATCGGCCGGTTAAGCTTTTAATTGGCGAGCAACAGATTTTTGGTATTGCTAAAGGTATCGATCAGCAAGGTGCATTATTACTTGAACAAGATGGTGAGATTAAGCCTTTTATTGGTGGTGAAATATCTTTACGCAGTGCCGACTAA